The Chrysemys picta bellii isolate R12L10 chromosome 5, ASM1138683v2, whole genome shotgun sequence genome includes a window with the following:
- the EGR4 gene encoding early growth response protein 4, translated as MLSVMDFSCQDSLYSKYQESCELKAGEHPGSGPQEQQLGAGQQREAAADFLGGEFMGSTINGETADYFFLGSQPAPSLSYTGSFFIKAMPEQPQDQESLFNLMSGILGLSPFPGSEGHQRQLDSLYSVPDALQNHLDLYSSCQPELNLSVQPPFAEQGYPAFPTLENAPRVQTSPTVGSSAQCLFEAKLLENKQEIKIPPMAPALDKFKVSCSQWEPLAQPRNYLPDGYQSPESFQAPESSQAMFHPLGSKIENVLSVSCRSELNSLSEASGTYSNSLGFSCEPESFQNLNSQGQIPGDFGEAKSHPLAPQLLQDFDSSLAPPEVVPSLMNPTELLHRHQSPSVPTADFLAQPSTSSANALLSTHPTLLSEPKKRTRRSKCFCPKPHEKSFTCPVENCIRSFARSDELNRHLRIHTGHKPFQCRICLRNFSRSDHLTTHIRTHTGEKPFSCDICGRRFARSDEKKRHSKVHLKQKARTEEKLRGLGFYAVGLSFGTL; from the exons ATGTTGAGCGTGATGGATTTCTCCTGCCAGGACTCGCTGTATTCCAAGTACCAGGAGAGCTGCGAGCTCAAAGCCGGGGAGCACCCGGGCTCGGGCCCGCAGGAGCAGCAACTTGGGGCGGGGCAGCAGAGGGAGGCGGCGGCCGATTTCCTCGGAG GTGAATTCATGGGGTCCACAATCAACGGGGAAACGGCCGattacttcttcctaggcagccagccagccccctcgCTCAGCTACACGGGCAGCTTTTTCATCAAGGCGATGCCGGAGCAACCCCAGGACCAGGAATCCCTCTTCAACTTGATGTCGGGCATCCTGGGCCTCTCTCCTTTCCCCGGCTCCGAAGGCCACCAGAGACAACTGGACTCTCTCTACTCGGTCCCAGACGCCCTTCAGAACCACTTGGACCTTTACTCCAGCTGCCAGCCGGAACTGAATCTCTCTGTCCAGCCCCCCTTCGCCGAGCAGGGCTACCCCGCCTTCCCCACCCTGGAGAACGCGCCCCGAGTCCAAACCTCCCCGACCGTAGGAAGCTCCGCGCAGTGTCTCTTTGAGGCAAAACTGTTGGAAAACAAGCAGGAGATTAAGATTCCCCCCATGGCTCCAGCCCTGGACAAATTTAAGGTTTCCTGCTCCCAATGGGAGCCCCTCGCTCAACCTCGGAACTACTTGCCAGATGGCTACCAGTCCCCTGAGTCCTTCCAGGCCCCGGAAAGTAGCCAAGCCATGTTCCACCCCCTCGGATCCAAAATCGAAAACGTGTTGTCCGTCAGCTGCCGGTCCGAGCTCAACAGCCTGTCTGAAGCCTCGGGGACCTACAGCAACAGCTTAGGTTTCAGTTGCGAGCCGGAAAGTTTCCAGAATCTCAACAGCCAGGGGCAGATCCCCGGCGACTTCGGGGAGGCCAAGAGCCATCCCCTCGCACCGCAGTTACTGCAAGACTTCGACTCCTCCTTGGCCCCACCCGAGGTCGTTCCAAGCTTAATGAACCCAACCGAGCTCCTCCACCGCCACCAGTCCCCGTCAGTCCCTACCGCAGACTTCCTGGCCCAACCCTCCACCTCCTCAGCCAACGCTCTcctctccacccaccccaccctcctaAGCGAGCCCAAGAAGAGAACCCGCAGGAGCAAATGCTTCTGCCCCAAGCCGCACGAGAAATCCTTCACCTGCCCCGTGGAGAACTGCATCCGGAGTTTCGCCAGGTCGGACGAGCTCAACCGGCACCTCCGGATCCACACGGGCCACAAGCCTTTCCAGTGCCGCATCTGCCTGCGGAACTTCAGCCGCAGCGACCACCTCACCACCCACATCCGGACGCACACGGGGGAGAAGCCCTTCTCCTGTGACATCTGTGGCCGCCGGTTTGCCAGGAGCGACGAGAAGAAGAGACATAGCAAGGTCCATTTGAAGCAGAAAGCGAGGACCGAGGAGAAGCTCCGAGGCCTCGGCTTCTATGCGGTGGGGCTGTCCTTTGGCACACTCTAG